The following proteins come from a genomic window of Schistocerca cancellata isolate TAMUIC-IGC-003103 chromosome 10, iqSchCanc2.1, whole genome shotgun sequence:
- the LOC126106108 gene encoding uncharacterized protein LOC126106108 — translation MCLTLKVLPVKLPPVKVPSVKVPSVKVPTVKVPTVKVPPVKVPPVKVAPVKVAPVKVAPVKVAPVKVAPVKVASVKVAPLKVAPVKVPPVKVAPVKVASVNVAPVIVAPVNVASVKVPPLLMSFAPVKVAPVKVAPVKVPPVKVPPVKVAPVKVAPVKVPPVKVPPVKVAPFKVPPVKVPPVKVASVKVAPVKVAPVKVAPVKVPPVKVPTVKVPPVKVPPVKVASVKVAPVKVVPVKVAPVKVAPVKVAPVKVASVKVASVKVASVSCSCQSSSCQSSFCQSSSCKSCFCQS, via the exons ATGTGCTTGACTCTGAAAGTTCTTCCTGTTAAACTTCCTCCTGTTAAAGTTCCTAGTGTTAAAGTTCCTAGTGTTAAAGTTCCTACTGTTAAAGTTCCTACTGTTAAAGTTCCTCCTGTTAAAGTTCCTCCTGTCAAAGTTGCTCCTGTCAAAGTTGCTCCTGTCAAAGTTGCTCCTGTCAAAGTTGCTCCTGTCAAAGTTGCTCCTGTCAAAGTTGCTTCTGTCAAAGTTGCTCCTCTCAAAGTTGCTCCTGTCAAAGTTCCTCCTGTCAAAGTTGCTCCTGTAAAAGTTGCTTCTGTCAACGTTGCTCCTGTCATAGTTGCTCCTGTCAATGTTGCTTCTGTCAAAGTTCCTCCT TTGCTCATGTCATTTGCTCCTGTCAAAGTTGCTCCTGTCAAAGTTGCTCCTGTCAAAGTTCCTCCTGTCAAAGTTCCTCCTGTCAAAGTTGCTCCTGTCAAAGTTGCTCCTGTCAAAGTTCCTCCTGTCAAAGTTCCTCCTGTCAAAGTTGCTCCTTTCAAAGTTCCTCCTGTCAAAGTTCCTCCTGTAAAAGTTGCTTCTGTCAAAGTTGCTCCTGTCAAAGTTGCTCCTGTCAAAGTTGCTCCTGTCAAAGTTCCTCCTGTTAAAGTTCCTACAGTCAAAGTTCCTCCTGTCAAAGTTCCTCCTGTCAAAGTTGCTTCTGTCAAAGTTGCTCCTGTCAAAGTTGTTCCTGTCAAAGTTGCTCCTGTCAAAGTTGCTCCTGTCAAAGTTGCCCCTGTCAAAGTTGCTTCTGTCAAAGTTGCTTCTGTCAAAGTTGCTTCTGTCAGTTGCTCCTGTCAAAGTTCCTCCTGTCAAAGTTCCTTCTGTCAAAGTTCCTCCTGTAAAAGTTGCTTCTGTCAAAGTTGA